A window of the Lolium perenne isolate Kyuss_39 chromosome 7, Kyuss_2.0, whole genome shotgun sequence genome harbors these coding sequences:
- the LOC127312410 gene encoding NAD(P)H dehydrogenase (quinone) FQR1, translating into MATKIYIVYYSTYDHVAKLADEILKGVSSVKGVEVKLWQVPETLSEEALTKMGAPPKREDVPVISPAELADADGLIFGFPTRFGMMPTQFKAFMDGTSELWCPQRLAGKPAALFFSTGCQGGGQETTALTAITQLVHHGMIFVPVGYTFGAGMFEMEQVKGGSPYGSGTIAGNGSRVPTELELKQAFHQGKYFAGIAKKLKGSP; encoded by the exons ATGGCGACCAAGATATACATAGT GTACTACTCCACCTATGACCATGTCGCCAAGCTAGCAGACGAGATCCTGAAGGGTGTGTCCTCCGTAAAAGGTGTGGAAGTCAAGCTATGGCAG GTCCCGGAGACTCTTTCTGAAGAAGCACTCACAAAGATGGGGGCTCCTCCGAAGAGGGAAGACGTGCCGGTCATCTCACCCGCGGAGCTCGCCGATGCCGACGGCCTCATCTTCGGGTTCCCCACTAGATTTGGCATGATGCCCACGCAGTTCAAGGCGTTCATGGACGGCACCAGTGAGCTGTGGTGCCCGCAGCGGCTCGCCGGAAAACCTGCTGCATTGTTCTTCTCCACCGGTTGCCAGGGTGGTGGCCAGGAAACCACTGC GCTGACGGCGATTACGCAGCTTGTGCACCATGGCATGATCTTTGTTCCAGTCGGGTACACGTTTGGGGCCGGCATGTTTGAGATGGAGCAGGTGAAGGGTGGCAGCCCGTATGGGTCTGGCACCATTGCGGGGAATGGATCAAGAGTTCCCACTGAGCTTGAGCTGAAGCAAGCCTTCCACCAAGGGAAATACTTTGCGGGGATCGCGAAGAAGCTCAAGGGTTCTCCATGA
- the LOC127314467 gene encoding multiple organellar RNA editing factor 9, chloroplastic: MASLPTAAAAGRVAARAFAFPAKPSASSFSAAHLPRAAAAAAALSAIAIAPAGGLRTRPRPTAARAAPGSDQRETILLPGCDYNHWLIVMEFPKDPAPTREQMIDTYLNTLATVLGSIEEAKKNMYAFSTTTYTGFQCTVDEETSEKFKGLPGVLWVLPDSYIDVKNKDYGGDKYINGEIIPCTYPTYQPKERRTSKYESRRYERRRDGPPASRKPKQQATQPKSAPSSS; encoded by the exons ATGGCTTCCCtcccgaccgccgccgccgccggtcgcGTCGCGGCCAGGGCCTTCGCCTTCCCCGCCAAGCCCTCCGCATCCTCCTTCTCAGCCGCGCATCTCCCCCGCGCCGCAGCCGCGGCGGCGGCCTTGTCAGCCATCGCCATCGCGCCGGCGGGGGGCCTCCGGACGCGGCCGAGGCCGACGGCTGCCAGAGCGGCGCCCGGTAGTGACCAGAGGGAGACGATACTTCTCCCCGGGTGCGACTACAACCACTGGCTGATCGTCATGGAGTTCCCCAAGGACCCCGCCCCCACGCGCGAGCAGATGATCGACACCTACCTCAACACCCTCGCCACCGTCCTCGGCAG CATTGAGGAAGCCAAGAAGAACATGTATGCCTTCAGCACAACCACTTACACTGGGTTCCAGTGCACtgttgacgaagaaacatcagagAAGTTCAAGG GTTTGCCTGGCGTCCTGTGGGTGCTCCCTGATTCCTACATTGATGTCAAAAACAAAGACTATGGAG GCGATAAATACATAAATGGTGAGATCATTCCATGCACATACCCAACTTACCAACCAAAGGAGCGGAGGACTTCAAAGTATGAAAGCAGACGGTATGAGAGGCGAAGAGATGGCCCCCCTGCCAGcaggaaaccaaaacagcaggccACTCAGCCCAAGTCAGCGCCTTCATCTTCATGA
- the LOC139833815 gene encoding sulfite exporter TauE/SafE family protein 3-like: MSLTVTWTPSMPSWEATRKSKSAALRAMVATAELGSHPDSCGKCQSRIDGHGSSDAAGCGSMITGAAVSTVYCNLKLKHPTLDMPVIDYDLALLIQPMLMLGVSIGVICNVMFPDWLVTVLLIILFLVTSTKACLKDVETWKIETLIKREAAAKQAERSSEEIEYTPTPTDPNAAAEQKNPSDEAVSIWKNIYWKQFGLLAFVWAAFLAVQVTKNYIAICSTWYWVLSFLQLPVSVGVSTYQAVGLMQGKRVISSGANKQTSLKAHQLLVYCSFGVTAGVLAGLLGVGGGTVMGPLFLELGIPPQVSSATATFAMMFSSSIAVVEYYLLRRFPVPYALVFTGLAFFAAIVGQRASRKLINLLGRASFIIFILSFFIFISAVTLGGVGISNTIHKMARHEYMGFDNIC; the protein is encoded by the exons ATGTCGCTCACTGTGACATGGACGCCGTCGATGCCGAGTTGGGAAGCCACCCGGAAAAGCAAGTCCGCCGCTCTCCGCGCCATGGTGGCTACCGCCGAGCTGGGGAGCCACCCAGACAGTTGTGGCAAGTGTCAGAGTCGCATCGACGGTCATGGATCCTCAGACGCGGCCGGTTGTGGCA GTATGATCACAGGAGCTGCTGTTTCAACCGTGTACTGCAACCTCAAGCTGAAACACCCAACTCTGGACATGCCAGTGATAGACTATGATCTAGCCCTACTCATACAGCCCATGCTCATGCTGGGGGTCAGCATTGGGGTTATTTGCAATGTGATGTTCCCAGACTGGCTTGTCACGGTTCTCTTGATCATCCTCTTTCTAG TTACCTCAACTAAAGCTTGTCTGAAGGATGTTGAAACATGGAAGATAGAGACACTAATAAAAAGG GAGGCAGCAGCAAAACAAGCAGAACGATCCA GTGAAGAAATTGAGTATACGCCAACACCTACGGACCCTAACGCCGCAGCTGAGCAAAAAAACCCGTCAGATGAAGCA GTATCCATTTGGAAGAACATATACTGGAAGCAGTTTGGCCTTCTTGCCTTTGTTTGGGCAGCATTCCTTGCGGTTCAGGTCACTAAG AACTATATAGCAATTTGCTCCACTTGGTACTGGGTTTTGAGCTTCCTCCAG CTCCCTGTGTCAGTTGGAGTGTCCACGTACCAAGCAGTTGGTCTGATGCAGGGGAAGAGGGTGATATCATCAGGGGCAAATAAGCAGACGAGCCTGAAAGCCCATCAGCTATTGGTATACTGCTCCTTTGGCGTCACTGCTGGTGTCCTCGCCGGTCTGCTTGGCGTCGGTGGGGGAACCGTCATGGGGCCCCTCTTCCTGGAGCTCGGTATCCCTCCGCAG GTCTCAAGTGCTACAGCCACCTTTGCAATGATGTTTTCTTCTTCCATAGCCGTCGTAGAATACTACCTCCTGCGCCGGTTCCCTGTACCATATG CTCTCGTCTTCACCGGTCTGGCATTTTTTGCTGCAATTGTTGGCCAGCGGGCTTCGAGGAAGTTGATTAATTTGTTAGGGCGGGCATCATTTATTATCTTCATATTGTCCTTCTTCATTTTCATCAGCGCGGTTACTCTAG GTGGAGTCGGCATCTCCAACACAATTCACAAGATGGCGCGGCATGAGTACATGGGATTTGACAACATTTGCTAA
- the LOC127314466 gene encoding sulfite exporter TauE/SafE family protein 3, whose translation MLPACFYANIILCSPGHLLPPLHAASSTLHASLSTLSDRFFISGKPEMGRKWHAVAVLGIAYIAATAVAVHDKGISSTATAAPPEEASSLGKLASSGRTAYHHVWPPMKFGWRIVLGSFIGLFGAAFGSVGGVGGGGIFVPMLTLIMGFDPKSSTAMSKCMITGAAVSTVYCNLKLKHPTLDMPVIDYDLALLIQPMLMMGVSIGVICNVIFPDWLVTVLLILLFLVTSTKAFLKGVETWKKETLIKRDAAAKQAERSSEEIENTPRPTGPDAAAEKMTPSDEAAVSIWKNIYWRQFGLLAFVWVAFLALQVTKNYMAICSTWYWVLSFLQLPVSVGVSMYQAASLMQGKRVISARANKHTSLKAHQLLVYCSFGIAAGVLAGLLGVGGGTVMGPLFLELGLPPQVSSATATFAMMFSSSIAVVEYYLLRRFPVPYALFFTSLAFFAAIIGQRVSRKLINFLGRASFIIFILSFFIFISAITLGGVGISNTIHKMARREYMGFGNIC comes from the exons ATGCTTCCAGCATGCTTTTATGCAAATATAATCTTGTGCTCCCCAGGCCATCTTCTTCCCCCACTCCATGCAGCTAGCTCCACCCTCCACGCCTCTCTCTCCACCCTCAGTGATAGATTTTTTATTTCGGGGAAGCCAGAAATGGGAAGGAAATGGCACGCCGTTGCGGTACTGGGCATAGCCTACATTGCCGCCACCGCTGTCGCCGTCCATGACAAGGGCATTTCGTCCACCGCCACCGCTGCACCGCCGGAGGAAGCAAGCTCACTGGGCAAGCTAGCAAGCTCAGGCAGAACAGCTTATCACCACGTGTGGCCG CCCATGAAATTTGGATGGCGAATAGTGTTGGGGTCGTTCATTGGACTCTTCGGGGCAGCATTTGGCAGCGTTGGCGGGGTAGGTGGTGGTGGGATTTTCGTGCCCATGCTCACCTTGATCATGGGCTTCGATCCCAAGTCATCGACGGCCATGTCAAAAT GTATGATCACGGGAGCTGCTGTTTCAACCGTGTACTGCAACCTCAAGCTGAAACACCCAACTTTGGACATGCCAGTGATAGACTATGATCTAGCCCTGCTCATACAGCCCATGCTCATGATGGGGGTCAGCATTGGGGTTATTTGCAATGTGATATTCCCCGACTGGCTTGTCACGGTTCTCCTGATCCTCCTGTTTCTAG TTACCTCGACTAAAGCTTTTCTGAAGGGTGTAGAAACATGGAAGAAAGAGACATTAATAAAAAGG GacgcagcggcaaaacaagcagAACGATCCA GTGAAGAAATTGAGAATACGCCGAGGCCTACGGGGCCTGATGCCGCAGCTGAGAAAATGACCCCGTCAGATGAAGCAGCT GTATCCATTTGGAAGAACATTTATTGGAGGCAGTTTGGCCTTCTTGCCTTTGTTTGGGTAGCATTCCTTGCGCTTCAGGTCACTAAG AACTATATGGCAATTTGCTCCACATGGTACTGGGTTTTGAGCTTCCTCCAG CTCCCAGTGTCAGTTGGAGTGTCCATGTACCAAGCAGCAAGTCTGATGCAGGGGAAGAGGGTGATATCAGCAAGGGCAAATAAGCATACGAGCCTGAAAGCTCATCAGCTATTGGTATACTGCTCCTTTGGCATCGCTGCTGGTGTCCTGGCTGGTCTGCTTGGCGTCGGCGGGGGAACCGTCATGGGGCCTCTCTTCCTGGAGCTCGGTCTCCCTCCGCAG GTCTCAAGTGCTACAGCCACCTTTGCAATGATGTTTTCTTCTTCCATAGCAGTCGTAGAATACTACCTCCTGCGTCGGTTCCCTGTACCATATG CTCTCTTCTTCACCAGTCTGGCATTTTTTGCTGCGATTATTGGCCAGCGGGTTTCGAGGAAGCTGATCAATTTTTTAGGACGGGCATCATTTATCATCTTCATATTgtccttcttcatcttcatcagcgCGATTACTCTAG GTGGAGTCGGCATCTCCAACACAATTCACAAGATGGCGCGGCGCGAGTACATGGGATTTGGTAACATTTGCTAA